The stretch of DNA tataattaatatttcaagAGTCTAACATTTTCCGCTGTAAAACTATTTGATCAAGTATTATCTCTGAAGGATAATTACTTgtgaagaaattttaaaaaaccccAGTGAGTCTATACTCACTTAGCAACccatcgggaccaacaagtggtaccAGAGCACGTTTCCTTGATCGGTAAACACGCTGTGCATACTGTCTAGATATCTCACTTGAAAAACTATCAAAATCGTATTTTTACTTTGCACAATGTTTAATATGGATCATCATCAATCAAGGCATTTAATGTTTAATCTATCCAAGTTTGATGACTGGAAAGTGCGAATGCAGGCTCACCTATCGGCTATACACGATGAAATGTGGGACGTTATTACGGATGGACCTATCGAAATCATGATGGTCAACCCAAATCATGCAGCTGAAGGAGGAGCTACTGCACCCGAGATGATAACAAAACCCAAACCCTCATACAGTCCAGAAGAAAGAACTCGAAGCAATCTTGATAATATTTCCAGAGACATATTATACAAGACCTTGGACGAGACATTGTTTCCAAGGGTGAGGAAGTGCAAGACTGCCAAGGAGATATGGGAAACTCTCATGCTTATCGGAGAAGGTGATGagcaggaaaaggagaacaagctaacAATTGCCATGAAAGGGTTTGAGGACTTTAAAATGGCACCAACCGAGTCGATAGCTGACATGGAaactcggttcatgaagctactAAGTGAGGTAGCAGATTTGGGAAAGTAGTTGACACAGAAGGAGATTAATCTCAAAATCCTTAGAGGTCTTCCAAAGTCTTGGGAGATGAAAGTGATCGCGATGAGAGATCATCGAGATCTAAAGACAATCCACACCACCCAAATCTTCAGTGATCTCAAGGCCTATGAGTTCGAACGAGAAGCAGTGCACGAGACGGAACCAGAGACGAGGAATATAGCCTTGGTTGCCAGCCACCAACCATCTACGTCTATAAGGTCCAATTCTAATCCCTTAGATTTTTTAACTGATGACCAGTTTGCGCTGTTTATTAGGAAATTCAAGAGGTTCATGAGAAAGAATCAATCTCATGATAATTCTGCAAAGTCGAAATCATCGAGGCAGAGACATGCTGACAGACCAAGCAGGTCAAGAACTCGTGAACCCGAGGAAGCACAGATGTTATGCTATAATTGCCGGGAGCCTGGTCACTTCAAGGCAAAGTGCCCATATCCCATTGTGAGAAAGCATCAAGAGCAATCGAAGGGGTCTGGAAATCAATCCAACCCAAGGAGTGCATCCACTAAGAATAATGGTCAAAATTCCAACTACTCTGGTAGCAATCAAAAGAGTGACCGAAGAAGGAAAGCTCTAGCAGTCGAAGAAAAACCTGACGAGAAGGTTGAGGAGCCATGCAGTTCAAGCCCGAGTTCAGACATCGAAAGTTCACATGAAGAGAGAGGACTCATCTGTCTTTACAATTGTGAAGAATCAGACGAGGACATACGCCTTATGGCAGATAAAGACGAGGTAAATTCTCAAGCTTCCTCTTCTGATTGTAATTCTGAGTCTACTTGCGATGAAGATCCTCGGGTTTCATTTCTCAAAATGACGAAGGAATTCAAGGTGATCAAAGACATTCATTCTAAGTTGAAAGTAGAGAATGCTCGGCTATTGATCGAAAGAAAAGATCTCGAAGGCCTAGTGCTTAAaaataatgagatgtttgattCTATGGGTAAGCTTGAGACACAAATTCGTCTACTCAAAGAGGAGTGTAAATCAAGAGAAATCAGAGAGCAAAATTTGCGTGAGGTAATTGCGACATTTACTAATTCGTCTAGAATAATAGACcgaatggtagatgatcaaagaccatcagGGAATAGAGCCGGACTCGGCTACAATTCCAACTCTCTAGCACATGTTCAATTGACCAAACCCACAGATGCTTATACTAGTAGAGGTTTAAATTCTATGTTTGATCAAGGTCAAACCGAATATCCCGAGCCAATGACAAATGCTAATAAGGGAAAAGAACCACAAATAACGAGTCAATCGAATGTTGAGGCTGAACAACGAATTGTGGCTCCTGCGAAAGGAAGTTACTCAAATGGTAACCCGAGGAGTGATAATAGCACTACTCGGTATAGACCTCGTTTAAATAATCAGCATGGTTATTACACGAATAGTCAACCACGAGGCAACAACCAATCAAAGGTTAATTCCTAAAGAAACCCGAGGAGACATCATTTAGTTGTAGGGAAACAGGACCATATGGTACGTAGATAGCGATTGCTCAAGACACATGACGAGAAACAAATCTGAGCTGAGCAACTTCAAAGAGATAAATGGTCCTACACTAGTATTCGGAAGTGAATCTAGTGACCGAACAAAGGGAGTTGGACATATTATAAAGAATGGTTTGATTATTCGAAGTGTCTCATATGTCGAAGGGTTAAAGTTCAATCTACCCATCACAAGTCAGTtttgtgacaagggctacaaagtagAATTCTCCAAAGACCAATGCTGTGTAATCAATGAAGCAGATGGAGAAATAGTTTTATTAGCAAAAAGATAGAATAACATATACGTAGTTGCTTGGAAGTCGGCTAAGCCAAATGTATGCCTAGTAGCTAAGAATACAAATGACCTAAGTTGGGAATGGCATTAGAAGCTTAACCACCTCAACTTCAAGGCCATTAACAAGCTAGCTAGAGGAAATCTGGTAGAGGGACTACCAAAAGTGACCTTCAACAAAGACAAGATTTGTGAAGCCTATCAAAAGGGgaagcaaatcaaatcttcgTTCGAGTCAAGTCACATGATACGAATTCAAGATCATTGATTCTTTTGCATATGGATCTATTCGGCCCAATCGACCCAGTCAGTTTGAGTAGCACCGttttgaaccatggtccatagtaaaaCTTATTTACATGATAGTGGAGAGATAAATCACCTAATAACCCATTAGATGGGAGAATCAGTGTTAGTGTCCACAACGACCACAAGAAGCCACCATAtagttaaattattatttttatttaatttattttagtattgACATGATCATTTTCACACttattaaatagaaaattttacaCTTGCTTTCTCACAACCCAGGGCAAGGGCAGGTTGGGCCTTTATCTAAGGCCCATGCTAGGAGGGGGTCCACCCCCACCCCATCTccatatgtgtgtgtttgtaacacacgtattaaataaattaagacAAAGCAGCTTAGTTGGTATGCCATATGGTTATTATTTCAAAAGTCATGTGTTAAAGACCTcttaatatcatttttaaaacaTCAATTTTCACTTAGAGTAATTTGATACTTGCTTATATTTATAACGACACTTCTAAATTTTCTCCCTACACTCTAaaagagctttttttttttcccctagaCTTATATAAGAGTAAtttaatatgtatatttataacCACACTTTTAATAAATTTCTCATTTTCCCCTACACTCTAGAAGAgtaatttaatacttatattttttgCATGTATTTTTTTGTGTGGTTTATAATCAGTTATGAATTGTAAAGATTATTTAACTAGATTAATTAATCTGCTACctgaaatatattttgtgattcatttgtggaaaaaaaattaaattagaaaatagttttttttatatttataaatcatcTAGTCAATATAATTTAGAAATTTCTATTATATGTTCTCGTATTTAAATTACTCTAGAAAAACATGAAATTGATAtagataaaagaaaaagtatttataaatatcatatcgATAT from Ipomoea triloba cultivar NCNSP0323 chromosome 7, ASM357664v1 encodes:
- the LOC116024315 gene encoding uncharacterized protein LOC116024315, whose translation is MDHHQSRHLMFNLSKFDDWKVRMQAHLSAIHDEMWDVITDGPIEIMMVNPNHAAEGGATAPEMITKPKPSYSPEERTRSNLDNISRDILYKTLDETLFPRVRKCKTAKEIWETLMLIGEGDEQEKENKLTIAMKGFEDFKMAPTESIADMETRFMKLLSEVADLGK